TGGTCCCTGAGTGAGCAGGAAAGTAGATAGATAAACCGTTAGCGTTGTAACCATTAGCAGAATAGTTTTTTATTATAAGGTCCTCAAATGAGTTTATTGTTTCCTGTGTAAGTGAAATAATTTCTTGGTTGTAGGAGTTATTAGAAAGATTTTCTAAAAAATCCTTTATATCAAGAAATACCCTTGTATCAAATATTTGTGTTGACTGACGAGAGATATATACGTTGAGCCATTCTGTGTTAAGATCAATAATTTTCTCAAGAAGAGAATTAAACTTTGAGTTAAAATCAGATATTTTAGTAAGATCTATTGCTGATAGTGTTTCTCCATAATTGTCCACTTCTCCGTGGTTTATGTAGGTATCTACAATTGTTGTGCCAAGTTGATGAGCAGACATATTGGGGTTCTGTTTCAAAGCAGTGAGAAAACCTTCAAAATCCCATCCAGATATGGGTTCTATCTCTTCTGAGGCAACCATTACTTCTCCAAGAGATTTTATTTCTGTTGCAACCTCAAGCATACCCATTAGGCAAGCGTCGAAACCTATTAAGTGGATATACTCCCCAACATTTTCAAGTGCTTCTCTAACTTCTTTCATAGATAGTTTATCTCCAGATGTATCATCCCAACAAATCTCTTTATAAGCAAATATCGGTTTTTCCTCTTGCAGACTCTTCCACCCGCTACCGTGGTTCCATAAAATTATGGCATATTTTTCTGCAGGATACTTTTCTACCCCCCACCTAACAAAGTCAGTAAGAGTTTTTTTTGAGCCCATATTAACTTCTCTGCCACCTTTACCGTCGCCCCAATCAGGAACTGAGTTACTTTCGGTAGGTTCCATATTTGGAGTTACATAAAACCTGTGGCAGATTGTCCAATTGTCGTATCTGGAATCGTAACCGTTGATTCTGTCAAGTTGAACAAGTATATTTATGTTGTCGTCTGAACCAACATTAGACATTTCAAGAAAATCGTCAATGGCTGATTTTTCAAGGTTGTTGTCTGCGGCAAGGTAGACCATAATAGTCCACTTTTTAGTTTCAGAAAAAGCAGAAGATGAAAGTAGTAAAAAAAAGAGGAATACTTGTATGAAAATTTTTCTGGTAAAGTTTTTATGTTTCATATATATATATTTTATTACTCTAAGAGTGTTTTTGTAAAGAGGAGATTCACCCCCATTCCGTCTTTGCGAGTGAATATGAAGCAATCCCCCGAGGTTTGCGAAGTAATCCCCTCAGAAATACTGTCGGGATAAGACCAGAGGGGTTTGCAACCAAGGTTGGTACAATTCCCTTCACCTTACCTCATCTCCACCAAGAGGAGAGGAGAACAGAAGAAAGGAATTAATCGAGTCTGATGGCTTTTCTTAATAGTAGTATTACGTCTGATATATTTATTACCCAGTCTCCGTTCATATCAGCAACTCTTAAATCTTGCTCGTCAAGTTCAAGTGACATACGTAAACATCTTATAACATCACTTATATTAATATTTCCATCGTTATTTATATCTCCAAGTGGTGGATATGTACAATTAAAAGCGCCTTGAAGGTCGAGTTGCCCGCCTGTTATAAGTTTTTCTCTATCCACTGCTTTACTCATTGGTTTAACACCATCAATAACACGAAAGGTGTTTCTTGCAACGGTATCTTCTGGGTAAGCGGAACAGAGGAGTGATATAGCCCCTGATACAAAGGGTGTAGCCATTGAGGTACCAGATTTTAAGCCGTAAGATTCTGGAAGTATGGTGTTAAACAGTGTTGCTTGAAGGTCTGTCCCTAAGCCAGATAAGAGTTCTTTAAGTTTTAGTCCGTCACTCTTTGAAATAA
The sequence above is a segment of the bacterium genome. Coding sequences within it:
- a CDS encoding clostripain-related cysteine peptidase, which codes for MKHKNFTRKIFIQVFLFFLLLSSSAFSETKKWTIMVYLAADNNLEKSAIDDFLEMSNVGSDDNINILVQLDRINGYDSRYDNWTICHRFYVTPNMEPTESNSVPDWGDGKGGREVNMGSKKTLTDFVRWGVEKYPAEKYAIILWNHGSGWKSLQEEKPIFAYKEICWDDTSGDKLSMKEVREALENVGEYIHLIGFDACLMGMLEVATEIKSLGEVMVASEEIEPISGWDFEGFLTALKQNPNMSAHQLGTTIVDTYINHGEVDNYGETLSAIDLTKISDFNSKFNSLLEKIIDLNTEWLNVYISRQSTQIFDTRVFLDIKDFLENLSNNSYNQEIISLTQETINSFEDLIIKNYSANGYNANGLSIYFPAHSGTIDKDYRSEVILFASETLWKSFLQSFISADIFSGYMRIYKENFTSGLPLNWSVVDGYQDGKTWELKSANSYSSYLTLPYMVVDSDASGDVDMDEQLISEFYDFDKYSVVYLSFNHYFRKYTSEKADVDIRVGNGNWQTLKRYQGSSSEGKVFIDITSFAAGKKDVKIRWRYYDANFDWYWAVDDVEFLVFSREPLGVGDVNSDGRIDIADVILSLRISIGLDVTINSTTYKHPYTTDIIELADMNEDDKVNISDVILILRKSLSLD